Sequence from the Clupea harengus chromosome 20, Ch_v2.0.2, whole genome shotgun sequence genome:
AAAATACCACACAGTTCAACGCAGAGTCTGGATATAGAATTTCTGTAATTTTGGTGGTACTCTGGTAATTTtccacacatgtatatatgtgtgtgtgtgtgtgcgtgcgtatctgcctctgtgtgtgtgggggggggggagtgtattTCTTATCAGTAGAGTGTGGCGGTGTGGACCATAAAATTGGCAACGCCCATTCCTCTTAATCACTGTGTAAATGTATTGAACTTATAtactttacattttaatgtatatactgtatgtacataatacatgtttttgtttcctCTTTTACTAAAATATAGAGATGCAACTGCTTATGTCTGTCTGCTCACGAACATACACTAAATTTGATAATTAGATTAGACCCAATGAACACAATGGCCAAAATGATGTAGGCTACGGTTTATCATAATCATTAATAGTCTTTCCACTTGTCGTAGACTGCACACATTTCAAGCAtaggtgatgtgtgttttgactCAAATAGAGAGCATAAACACAGGACAGTTATGTATAATACGAGCCTTGtcatacatttgtttttgtttcatacACGTCAGAATTTCTGGCTTCCTATTGGTCAAGAACATTGTTGCACTTGTTGATCCGCCCCCAAACTCAGAGGTTTTATACCATACTTATATGGCAGGATTCGAAGCAAAATGTAGAGAgtttcttgttttattttggaGACATTTGTATTGACTTGACGCTAAGATATTACCAATGCTTATCCAGTTTCCTTACAAACCGCTGACAGTTTTTTAACCGTTGACCGTTTGACAGCATCGCCGGGTTTAAAATGAACTGCTTTCATTTGGAAGATTTTTTGGCTGGATGGATTGGTGGTGAGTTTGTTGTGGATTCTGGTGCTTTATCAGTGTATATGAAACAACTTTAATCTTGTTATACATTCATACTACATTCATGGCTTTATAATACCATACAATTACAATACTGATTTATATAATAGGCAATAATTGTATATGCAGTATTAAAACAATAGCTTAGCAAGATACAAAAAGCTGCACATTTATAAGCGTATATTCTTACGATgcggtaaaaaaaaagtatgccGCAGTCTGTGCATGCGACTTATAAAATATTGCGGAGATTTCAAGACGTGTCAGTGTTCCTTTGCAGCAGTAAATAAGCGACTATGTAACATGTTTCCTTTGTATGAACAGTTTTGAGTAAGAGGGGGTTGGGGGACAGAAACGCGATTAAAGCACACATGGGCGTCGGAGAGCGTTTGTTTATTTCAGGCTCTGTACCTCGCCGTTTTCCCTCAGCTGTTTATGTCATTCTTTGGCGTTCTTCGAATCTGTACTCGTGTAAAGGAAAGATTTAGTAGCTCAAAATCTCAGAAATGCCTTGAAATTAGCGCTGAAGAGCTGCTATAGGGGCAAAATATAGGCTTCATTGAAACTCCCCTTTGTTGGTTCGATGCCTTTCCCgtgcttattttttttttaaagacctaCAGGAATCCTTAGGAGGGAAAGGGGAGAATTCCGTTAGGTGAACGTGATTGGTTGGATTCTTCCTTAAGATCCAGTTTCACTTTTTTTCGCTGCATTTTTGCGatggaaagaaaaacatgtttttgtttgctaTGCCTAGGCTGCACGACATGTGCTCGACCACTGCTAGATGCATTctcaacacacatgcattcacacgaGGCTTTGTGCACACAATACATGTATTGACGACCACTGGCCACAAGAGAAATAAATGGTCTGTGTTGACATATGGAGAACTGCTGCACACCCACCACAAGAGAAAAAAACGGCGTTTTTTCTTCATACCATACATTTGGAGGGAATACTTAGTGTGATGCTTCAAAGTTAAACGTTAAACCTACTTTCATGACATTGAGATTCTGTTGTCTCGTGTTTATCTCAGGAGCCTCCAGTGTTATTGTTGGACACCCTCTTGACACGGTGAAGGTAAAAATTCAACAAACCCTTTTCAACAAATCTGAATCTAAATCTTCAGTGATAAGTGCACAACTGTGGGTACAGAAAGCTCTCTCTTTGTTGACCTCATTTATGACACTTATTTAATCTGTTCCAGAGCTTAAGACTTTTTTCTCAAAGTACCCTCTTTTTGATTCTTTCCTCTAACAGACCCGACTTCAGGCAGGGAAAggatacaaaaacacattacactGTGTCCTCACCATCTACCGAAAAGAAACAGTGAGTATGAACGTACTTGCACTCTCCCACAGATCTCTGCCTTTTACTGCATTCTTTAATAAACCATGAAACATAAAGGGTATATTTGCTGTAGCAGAGTCACAGTCATTAGCTATTTCTGATAAATGTCTCCAGACTTCCTTCTTGATAGCCGCTTTAAAACTTTCTCAAACCCTATTCCTATGGCCTGGCTCTTTTCGTGGTCGAAACTTTATGGCTGGGCTGTTATTTAGATGCATTCCAAAAGACTTGAAATTCCCCAGgccccccactccctccccctgcTTTTAAGCACTAAAAGACTCTTGGAGAGACTGAGccatctttcttttcctctctctctctctctctctctctgtctctctctctctctctctctctctctctctctctctctcttgttctctctctctgctgccagATCTCAGGTTTCTTCAAAGGTCTGTCCTTCCCCCTGGCCAGCATCACCGTCTACAACTCGGTCGTGTTCGGCTTCTTCAGCAACACACAGCGGCTCATAAGCAAGTATCGCTATGGTGACGGCAGGCACCCCTCGGGCATGCTGGACCTGACGATGGCCAGTATGTTGACTGGCCTGATGTCGGTGAGCCTGGGAGCGCCGGTCGACCTAGTCAAGATTAGACTGCAAATGCAGACTCAGCCCAAGCCTCTTCTGGCAGGTAAAGACCCATAGGTCCACACCTGAAATCTCCTTTTTATATATCCTGGTGTAGAATCCTCATCTATTGTGTTCCTGTGGCTCAACTGGTGGAGCAATGGGCTAACAGCGTCAGGATCATGGGTTTGATTACCAGGGAGCACTCATAGGCTACtcatgaaaatgtatatatgtgttgtaAGTCGCTATGAATATATAAGAGTCTCCTAAATTAGTTAATGTACTGTAAATCTGAGTTGTAAGTGGCTATGGATATAAGCGTCTACTAATCTAATTAATGTAAATCTGTGTTGTAAGTGGCTATAGATATACGCGTCTACTAAATTAGTTAATGTAAATCTGTGTTGTAAGTGGCTATGGATATACACGTCTACTAAATGAGTTAATGTAAATCTGTGTGGTAAGTGGCTATGGATATACGCGTCTACTAAATTAGTTAATGTAAATCTGTGTTGTAAGTCGCTATAGATATAAGCATCTCCTAAATGTGTTAACGTATATCTGTGTTGTAAGTGGCTATGGATGTAAGCGTCTCCTAAATTagttatgttttgtgttttgaccCCACACACTTTTATCATTGTGAGAGTTGACCTCATCCCCTTCCCACGTTGCAGTTTGACCTCCAAGCTGTAACAAGGTAGAGGTGAGGCATAGCTTATattgaaaaatatgaaaatatgttatttgtatatttcagaacttttcaatacatttaaataactTTTATGGACATCTTCAGGTCTTGCATTTACAAGAAGATGCAGTTTTGACATTTGGCTGCATATAAACTTTACTGGCTTAATACAGCTACAGTAAGTTAGATTTGTGTAAACAGTTCCCAGAAACAATTCCCAGAAGCAATACTGGATAAAAAAATGAACCCGAATGACCTCCTGTAGCCGAGTAGTTGCAACATCTGGAAAATGGGAGGCCAGATCTTCTAGTTGGGGACTGACTGTTGGAGTGATTCAGTGTTAAACTGCGACAGAGAACAGCTGTAAACCGAGCAGCTGTAGACAGAAACAATGTTCTCCCACGTGGGAGTGCTTCCATTTGAACACCTCCTCCGCCCAGAATGCTAGTGTCACGGAATAaaacgagaaaaaaaaggtCATTTCCATTTTTAGGAGATTTATCATTGTTTGAAAGTCAGACTGTGGGATCGCAGCAGGCTAACTGTGATCCTTTTTCTACGCGGTGTATTTTCATACCCTGTACCAggcatcattcattcatctattCAAAACTGTCATGTCCATTTTCACCATTTCGTGAGTTATAACGTAAcacttttctctatctctcctgtcCTGTTTTGCAGAGAGCTTCCACCTGGCGGGGAGTGGCAACGGCAGCGGAAGCATTCCCATGCACTCAGTGCACCTGCAGGCCCAGGCGCAGCCCACGTACCGTGGCCCCATCCACTGCATCAGCAGCATCCTGCAGACGGAGGGCGTCCAGGGCCTGTACCGCGGGGCCGGGGCCATGCTCCTGCGCGACGTGCCCGGCTACACGCTCTACTTCATCCCCTACACGCTGCTCCGCAGCTGGCTGAGCCCAGAGGGCAGTGCCTCCCCGCACCCCTGCTCTATATGGCTGGCAGGAGGGTTGGCAGGTGAGTGGAGAACGCCaaggtgttgtttgtgtgtgtgttagtattattattagtaaGTATACCCACCTCAGGCTGATGGgttgggttctgctcaaggtttcttcctgtttcaTGAAAAGGGAGTTTTTTCCTTGCCACCATCACCTTAGTCTAGGGGTTCAAGCCttaggctctgtaaagtgccttgagacaattacaATTTTTAGTGGAGCtaattcaattgaattgaatttcaatATTGACAGCATTTAGTATAATACAGAGATCTATATACCGGAATCATCTTGAATCAATCATGTTTGGACAACAATTACTAAAATCCCTCACAAGGCTTTGAAGCCTTGTATTCCACATTGCCGATGTGGCAAAAGTTAATGCGGTTTACGTATTAGTTTAAGTATGTGAAGCTCAGAGGAAAGCCTTAGTACAATAGGAATGTACTTAAGTGCTTATTGTTGTAATGTTATGTGGTTATTTTGGGAGGCCATAGATGCAGGGGCCATGACTTAGCATGAACTCACACCAGAACAACCTGTCCCCGTTAAGACCATAATCtcttatgaaaacagaaaagaaaacttgCAATGTCATTGTGTAGTGGTGATACAAGGCCCCACATTCACTCCCCCTCCTTCTAGCCTCCATGGCGTATGGCTGAGAGCCACCCATGCTGATCTTCATTTGGGCTTGCCTTTGTCTTTCTGTCAAATCCctcagtgtatgcatgtgtgtgtgtgtgagtgtgtgtaagtgagtgagtgtgtgtgtgtgtctaaatctctgtgagtgtgtgtgagagtgtttgtatcATCCAGTCTTGCTGTTTGAGGgcctcacactcacatgtgcccccccccccccttctaggCTCCATCTCGTGGGTGACTGCCACGCCCGCTGATGTTGTGAAGAGTCGACTGCAGGCCGACGCCATGCACCAAAGAAAATACCGAGGCATCCTGCACTGCATCAGGCACAGCTACAAGACAGAGGGAATACATGTAAGCCCAGTCATCTACATCTCTCTACACACATGACATAGAGTTATCTGATTGGGGAAGATTGGTCAAAGTATCATCACGTCAATACCCTAGGGGAAATTCTTAAATCGCCCATGTCTAGATATTCACTTTTAAAGAAGGCAACGACTGAAAAACAAAGGAAATAATACTCTTATGACCCCGATTAGTGTGCTCTCTAAACCAATGAGACCATATGGACCCATTAAAAAGCTGGTTTACGTACAACTAGAATGTAAAGAAGTTATATGTGGAATGGAAGGAAGTCAAACAGGATTTCTTCATCTGAGAGTTCCTAACAGAATCTATCAGGGTCGTTTCACCAAATTAGAGAAGACTGTTTTTCTATGGTTGGGGGTTAAGGCAATTATGGGTATATGATGCGTTAACCGTGGCTTACTGCAAATTGCTTTGGATGAACCCATGCATTTCAGTAGCGAAATAGGAGTGATTTTATACGATGGCTTATCTCTAGCAGTCAGCCAGTTCATGAGATGATCACATGACTGCTGGTTCTTTTACGGGAGATTAAAACAGGAAATAACTTGCATCAGCTCAATTTGTATGTCCAGTCCAAGCACACGGTGCACTTCCTCAAGTTCACATGAGGTGAAGAGCCAAGACATATTTTAGTGATGGGATCTTGGCAGGGCTGAGTGTCTAAAGGGTGTGAGGCTTTATTATGACAGCAGTCACAAGATGATGCGTTTACACAAGGCGTCTTTATCATCAGCTGATTTTGAAATAATGTTTAACAATTGTAAAGATTGACCTGAAGATTAGCCTTTCGTTTGCGCTACATAGTAGTCATGATGTCAGTGACTGTGTCCACAATGTTTTACAATTTGGTAAAGACGTATGCTTCAGAACTGTTTCATACCTTGGTTACTATTTATTGGATAATATTTAACTTCTGTTGTCATCATGTGTGGAAGAGTCTGTTAATGTAACTAAAAGTATGTCTGGGACAGTCCATTTAGTCGGTCttcacaaaaccaaatcattttattccatgatGATCAGTGTTATCATGCACAGTTTTTCATGATTGGTGAAGTCTGTccttgttaaataaatgttaattGCTTTTTTCAAATATATCTACCTTTCTATCTAAAAATTGTCTTTTTAATTCGGGCAACTAAAATCTAAAGAAAGCTTGTCCGAAGGGCTACCAGGGATTTAGAGTTTTTGCAAGCCctggtctgtgtttttttattccaaacCTATGCTAATaggtaggggtgggaatctcttggcacctcacgattcgattcgattccgattcagaggtcaacgattcgattctaaaccgattctcgattctaaaccgattatcgattatcaattctaaaccgataaaacgattatcgatgcatctcaatttttaaaacatttgagtttgctacttagagtctcaaatcacttcctactttgtgtttgataaatcaacagatctatttttttatt
This genomic interval carries:
- the slc25a48 gene encoding solute carrier family 25 member 48; this translates as MNCFHLEDFLAGWIGGASSVIVGHPLDTVKTRLQAGKGYKNTLHCVLTIYRKETISGFFKGLSFPLASITVYNSVVFGFFSNTQRLISKYRYGDGRHPSGMLDLTMASMLTGLMSVSLGAPVDLVKIRLQMQTQPKPLLAESFHLAGSGNGSGSIPMHSVHLQAQAQPTYRGPIHCISSILQTEGVQGLYRGAGAMLLRDVPGYTLYFIPYTLLRSWLSPEGSASPHPCSIWLAGGLAGSISWVTATPADVVKSRLQADAMHQRKYRGILHCIRHSYKTEGIHVFFRGATVNAVRGFPMSATMFLTYELSLKFFRSL